Proteins from a single region of Streptomyces spinoverrucosus:
- a CDS encoding FGGY family carbohydrate kinase, with protein sequence MTGPVLAVDQGTSGTKALVICPERGVLGSAFAAVRPRPLPGGLAEVDPAELYDSVVEAGHRALAEAREPVVALGLANQGETVLAWDPVTGRPLTDALVWHDRRAETVCAELAPYDDELRHLTGLPVDPYFAAPKMAWIRRNLTREGVVTTSDAWLVHRLTGACVTDAATAGRTQLLDLDRTAWSPRALDLYGLSGERLPEVVDNAGPVGTTTAFGPGIPLTGLAVDQQAALLAQHITQPGGAKCTYGTGAFLLAHTGDTPRRGDSGLVSCVAWRLDGRAAYCLDGQVYTAASAVRWLTDLGVIEGAADLDAVGASVPDSGGVTFVPALAGLAAPWWRGDVRGSLTGLGLDTAPGHLVRALCEGIAAQVVELADAAAKDLGAPLDTLRVDGGLTRSALLMQTQADLLQRPVEVSALPDATALGAGALARLGAEPELTLADALPDWKPAAVHEPRISADEAAERLAAFRREVAALLDRIPA encoded by the coding sequence ATGACAGGTCCGGTGCTCGCCGTCGACCAGGGCACGTCCGGCACCAAGGCCCTGGTGATCTGCCCCGAACGCGGCGTCCTCGGCAGCGCCTTCGCCGCCGTGCGCCCCCGCCCGCTGCCCGGCGGCCTGGCCGAGGTCGACCCCGCCGAGCTGTACGACTCGGTGGTCGAGGCAGGCCACCGCGCCCTCGCCGAGGCCCGCGAACCCGTGGTCGCGCTGGGCCTGGCCAACCAGGGCGAGACCGTGCTCGCCTGGGACCCCGTGACGGGCCGCCCGCTGACCGACGCGCTCGTCTGGCACGACCGCCGAGCCGAGACCGTGTGCGCCGAACTCGCCCCGTACGACGACGAGTTACGGCACCTGACGGGCCTGCCGGTCGACCCGTACTTCGCCGCGCCCAAGATGGCCTGGATACGGCGGAACCTCACCCGCGAGGGAGTCGTCACCACCAGCGACGCCTGGCTCGTGCACCGGCTCACCGGCGCCTGCGTCACGGACGCCGCCACCGCCGGCCGCACCCAGCTGCTCGACCTCGACCGCACCGCGTGGTCGCCGCGCGCCCTCGACCTCTACGGCCTGTCCGGCGAACGGCTCCCCGAGGTCGTCGACAACGCCGGTCCCGTCGGCACCACCACCGCCTTCGGCCCCGGGATCCCGCTCACCGGTCTGGCCGTCGACCAGCAGGCCGCGCTGCTCGCCCAGCACATCACCCAGCCGGGCGGCGCCAAGTGCACTTACGGCACCGGCGCGTTCCTTCTCGCGCACACCGGCGACACGCCCCGGCGCGGCGACTCCGGCCTGGTCAGCTGCGTCGCCTGGCGGCTCGACGGTCGGGCCGCCTACTGCCTCGACGGGCAGGTCTACACGGCCGCCTCCGCCGTCCGCTGGCTCACCGACCTCGGCGTGATCGAGGGCGCCGCCGACCTCGACGCCGTGGGCGCCTCGGTCCCCGACAGCGGCGGGGTCACCTTCGTGCCCGCCCTCGCCGGGCTCGCCGCCCCCTGGTGGCGCGGCGACGTGCGGGGCTCGCTCACCGGACTCGGCCTCGACACCGCCCCCGGCCATCTGGTCCGTGCCCTGTGCGAGGGCATCGCCGCCCAGGTCGTCGAACTCGCCGACGCGGCCGCGAAGGACCTCGGAGCGCCGCTCGACACCCTGCGCGTCGACGGCGGCCTGACCCGCTCGGCGCTCCTCATGCAGACCCAGGCCGACCTGCTGCAACGCCCGGTCGAGGTGTCCGCGCTGCCCGACGCGACCGCCCTCGGCGCCGGCGCGCTGGCCCGGCTCGGCGCGGAGCCGGAGCTGACCCTGGCGGACGCGCTGCCCGACTGGAAGCCCGCCGCCGTCCACGAACCCCGGATCAGCGCCGACGAGGCCGCCGAACGCCTCGCCGCGTTCCGCCGCGAGGTCGCTGCGCTGCTCGACCGGATCCCGGCATGA
- a CDS encoding amino acid permease encodes MSSNALPPQDEEQRLRELGYKPVLARRMGGFGNFAISFSVISILSGCMTLYGFGMGAGGPAVMLWGWAGVGLFVLCVGLALAEVTSAYPTSGALYYMADRLGGRRWGWYTGWLNLLGLLGAIAGIDYGAALFTGAFLNLQFGFEPTPEKTFLIFMVILLLHATLNLFGVRLVSVLNSISVWWHLAGVALIVGALAIVPDHHQSPSFVFTEFVNETGWENPVYVAAIGLLLAQYTFSGYDASAHLSEETANASVSAARGIVRAIWVSWIAGFVLLAGLTFAIQDYAATRASETGVPPAQILLDGLGTDAAGALLLVVIVAQLFCGNAEVAAASRMVFAFSRDRALPGSELWRKVSGRTQTPVAAVWLSVGVACVLALPSLYSATAYGAVTAINVIGITPAYVIPVYLRLRAGDRFRPGPWHLGRWSRPIGWIAVGWVACVTVLFCLPQSSPVTVDTMNYASVALLVVLVLATAWWYVARRSYGTPTTAAYGSDREQAEMAEGIV; translated from the coding sequence ATGTCCAGCAACGCCCTTCCGCCGCAGGACGAGGAACAGCGCCTGCGCGAACTCGGCTACAAACCGGTGCTGGCCCGCCGTATGGGCGGCTTCGGCAACTTCGCGATCAGCTTCTCGGTGATCTCGATCCTGTCCGGCTGCATGACCCTGTACGGCTTCGGCATGGGCGCGGGCGGTCCCGCGGTGATGCTGTGGGGCTGGGCCGGGGTCGGGCTGTTCGTGCTGTGCGTGGGGCTCGCGCTGGCGGAGGTGACCAGCGCGTATCCCACGTCCGGCGCCCTGTACTACATGGCCGACCGGCTCGGCGGGCGCCGCTGGGGCTGGTACACGGGCTGGCTGAACCTGCTCGGTCTGCTCGGCGCGATCGCCGGCATCGACTACGGGGCCGCCCTGTTCACCGGCGCGTTCCTGAACCTCCAGTTCGGCTTCGAGCCGACACCGGAGAAGACGTTCCTCATCTTCATGGTGATCCTGCTGCTGCACGCCACGCTGAACCTGTTCGGCGTCCGCCTGGTGAGCGTGCTCAACTCGATCAGCGTGTGGTGGCACCTCGCCGGTGTCGCGCTGATCGTCGGCGCGCTGGCGATCGTCCCCGACCACCACCAGTCGCCGTCCTTCGTCTTCACCGAGTTCGTCAACGAGACCGGCTGGGAGAACCCGGTCTACGTCGCCGCGATCGGCCTGCTGCTCGCGCAGTACACCTTCTCCGGCTACGACGCCTCCGCCCACCTCTCCGAGGAGACCGCCAACGCCTCGGTGTCGGCGGCGCGCGGCATCGTGCGGGCCATCTGGGTGTCGTGGATCGCCGGTTTCGTGCTCCTCGCCGGTCTCACCTTCGCCATCCAGGACTACGCCGCCACGCGGGCCAGCGAGACCGGGGTGCCGCCCGCGCAGATCCTCCTCGACGGCCTCGGCACGGACGCCGCCGGCGCGCTGCTGCTGGTCGTGATCGTCGCCCAGCTGTTCTGCGGCAACGCCGAGGTCGCCGCGGCCAGCCGCATGGTGTTCGCGTTCAGCCGGGACCGGGCCCTGCCCGGCTCGGAGCTGTGGCGCAAGGTCAGCGGCCGCACCCAGACGCCGGTGGCCGCCGTCTGGCTGTCGGTGGGCGTGGCCTGCGTGCTCGCCCTGCCGTCCCTGTACTCGGCGACGGCGTACGGGGCGGTCACCGCCATCAACGTCATCGGGATCACGCCCGCCTACGTCATCCCCGTGTACTTGCGACTGCGCGCGGGCGACCGGTTCCGGCCGGGGCCGTGGCACCTGGGCCGGTGGAGCAGGCCGATCGGCTGGATCGCGGTCGGCTGGGTGGCCTGCGTGACCGTCCTGTTCTGTCTGCCGCAGTCCTCGCCGGTGACGGTCGACACGATGAACTACGCGTCCGTCGCCCTGCTCGTCGTACTCGTCCTCGCCACCGCGTGGTGGTACGTCGCCCGCCGTTCGTACGGAACACCCACCACGGCCGCGTACGGATCGGACCGGGAACAGGCGGAAATGGCCGAGGGAATCGTCTGA
- a CDS encoding mechanosensitive ion channel family protein translates to MTRALTLDDFVLAGIALAAGLVAAFLLRTLLRWLGKHALRTRWGGDDVIVDALRTVVPWGAIVGGAAAAGAVLPLTRTVQHHVNQSLTVLFILVVSVSAARAVAALVRTVAQSRSGVAASASIFVNITRVVVLAIGFLVVLQTLGISIAPLLTALGVGGLAVALALQDTLANLFAGIHILASKTVQPGDYIRLSSGEEGYVTDINWRQTTIRNLSNNLVIIPNGQLAGTNMTNYNRPEEQLTILLQAGVAYDSDLEHVERVTMEVIAEVMNEIDGAVPEHEPAVRFHTFGDSRIGFTIILGVGEFSDQYRIKHEFIKRLHKRYRAEGIRIPAPTRTVSLQQSAVVIPQQRGAGETEDVASVSMDTDPGRVSPRHEIS, encoded by the coding sequence ATGACCCGCGCGCTGACCCTGGACGACTTCGTCCTCGCCGGGATCGCGCTGGCGGCCGGGCTGGTCGCGGCGTTCCTGCTGCGCACGCTGCTGCGCTGGCTGGGCAAGCACGCCCTGCGGACCCGCTGGGGTGGCGACGACGTCATCGTGGACGCCCTGCGGACCGTGGTGCCGTGGGGGGCGATCGTGGGCGGCGCGGCGGCCGCCGGGGCGGTGCTGCCGCTGACCCGGACCGTCCAGCACCACGTCAACCAGTCCCTGACCGTGCTGTTCATCCTCGTCGTGTCGGTGTCGGCGGCCCGGGCGGTCGCCGCGCTGGTGCGTACGGTCGCCCAGTCCCGCTCCGGAGTCGCCGCCTCGGCGTCGATCTTCGTGAACATCACCCGGGTCGTGGTGCTGGCGATCGGCTTCCTGGTGGTGCTGCAGACGCTGGGCATCTCCATAGCCCCGCTGCTGACCGCCCTCGGCGTCGGCGGTCTGGCGGTCGCCCTCGCCCTGCAGGACACCCTCGCCAACCTCTTCGCGGGCATCCACATCCTCGCCTCCAAAACCGTCCAGCCGGGCGACTACATCCGGCTGAGCAGCGGCGAGGAGGGCTACGTCACCGACATCAACTGGCGCCAGACCACCATCCGCAACCTCTCCAACAACCTGGTCATCATCCCCAACGGGCAGCTCGCGGGGACGAACATGACCAACTACAACCGGCCCGAGGAGCAGCTGACGATCCTGCTCCAGGCGGGCGTGGCGTACGACAGCGACCTGGAGCACGTCGAGCGGGTGACCATGGAGGTCATCGCCGAGGTGATGAACGAGATCGACGGCGCCGTCCCGGAGCACGAGCCGGCGGTGCGCTTCCACACCTTCGGCGACTCCCGGATCGGGTTCACGATCATCCTGGGTGTGGGCGAGTTCAGCGACCAGTACCGGATCAAGCACGAGTTCATCAAGCGCCTGCACAAGCGGTACCGGGCGGAGGGCATCCGGATCCCGGCGCCGACGCGGACGGTGTCGTTGCAGCAGAGTGCGGTGGTCATTCCGCAGCAGCGGGGGGCCGGGGAGACGGAGGACGTGGCGTCGGTCTCCATGGACACGGACCCCGGTCGAGTAAGCCCCCGGCACGAGATATCTTGA
- a CDS encoding NADP-dependent isocitrate dehydrogenase codes for MTDSTIIYTHTDEAPALATYSFLPVVQAYASQAGVAVQTRDISLAGRIIAVFPEYLTEDQRIPDALTELGELAKTPAANIIKLPNISASIPQLKAAVAELQGQGYALPDYPDDPRTDEEREIKARYDKVKGSAVNPVLREGNSDRRAPASVKNYAKTHPHRMGAWTPESKTNVATMGVDDFRSTEKSVVISEAGSLRIELKGDDGSTTVLRESVPVQAGEVVDASVMRVAALREFLTAQVARAKQEGILFSVHLKATMMKVSDPIVFGHVVRAFFPKTFAKYGETFASAGLTPNDGLGGIFKGLESLPNGAEIKASFDAELAEGPELAMVDSDKGITNLHVPSDVIVDASMPAMIRTSGHMWGPDGQEHDTIAVIPDSSYAGVYQAVIDDCRANGAYDPSTMGSVPNVGLMAQKAEEYGSHDKTFEIPVTGTVRLVDQNGTAVIEQTVSAGDIFRACQTKDAPIKDWVKLAVTRARATGDPAVFWLDATRAHDANLIEKVNAYLSEHDTEGLDIRILAPVEAAKLSVERIRRGENTISVTGNVLRDYLTDLFPILELGTSAKMLSVVPLMAGGGLFETGAGGSAPKHVQQLVKENYLRWDSLGEFFALVPSLEQYATATGNTRAKVLADTLDRATATFLNEDKSPTRRVGGIDNRGSHFYLSLYWAQELAKQTDDAELAKAFAPLAETLTANEQKIVDELIAVQGKPAEIGGYYQPDPARAAEIMRPSATWNEALASLS; via the coding sequence GTGACTGACTCGACCATCATCTATACGCACACTGACGAGGCCCCGGCCCTGGCGACGTATTCCTTCCTGCCGGTGGTCCAGGCCTACGCCTCGCAGGCGGGCGTCGCCGTTCAGACGCGGGACATCTCGCTGGCCGGCCGCATCATCGCGGTGTTCCCGGAGTACCTGACCGAGGACCAGCGCATCCCGGACGCGCTGACCGAGCTGGGCGAGCTGGCCAAGACGCCCGCGGCCAACATCATCAAGCTGCCGAACATCTCGGCGTCCATCCCGCAGCTCAAGGCCGCCGTCGCCGAGCTGCAGGGCCAGGGCTACGCGCTGCCGGACTACCCGGACGACCCCAGGACCGACGAGGAGCGGGAGATCAAGGCCCGCTACGACAAGGTCAAGGGCTCCGCCGTGAACCCGGTCCTGCGTGAGGGCAACTCCGACCGCCGCGCCCCCGCCTCGGTCAAGAACTACGCCAAGACCCACCCGCACCGCATGGGCGCCTGGACGCCGGAGTCCAAGACGAACGTGGCGACCATGGGCGTCGACGACTTCCGGTCCACCGAGAAGTCCGTCGTGATCTCCGAGGCCGGCTCCCTGCGGATCGAGCTCAAGGGCGACGACGGCTCCACCACCGTCCTGCGCGAGTCCGTACCCGTGCAGGCCGGTGAGGTCGTCGACGCCTCCGTGATGCGCGTCGCCGCGCTGCGCGAGTTCCTGACCGCGCAGGTCGCCCGCGCCAAGCAGGAGGGCATCCTGTTCTCCGTGCACCTGAAGGCCACGATGATGAAGGTCTCCGACCCGATCGTCTTCGGTCACGTGGTGCGCGCCTTCTTCCCGAAGACCTTCGCGAAGTACGGCGAGACGTTCGCCTCGGCCGGTCTGACCCCGAACGACGGTCTGGGCGGCATCTTCAAGGGTCTGGAGTCCCTGCCGAACGGCGCCGAGATCAAGGCCTCCTTCGACGCCGAGCTCGCCGAGGGCCCGGAGCTGGCGATGGTCGACTCCGACAAGGGCATCACCAACCTGCACGTGCCGTCCGACGTGATCGTCGACGCCTCCATGCCGGCCATGATCCGCACCTCCGGCCACATGTGGGGCCCGGACGGCCAGGAGCACGACACCATCGCGGTCATCCCGGACTCCAGCTACGCGGGCGTCTACCAGGCCGTGATCGATGACTGCAGGGCCAACGGCGCCTACGACCCGTCGACCATGGGCTCCGTCCCGAACGTCGGCCTCATGGCGCAGAAGGCCGAGGAGTACGGCAGCCACGACAAGACCTTCGAGATCCCGGTCACGGGCACGGTCCGCCTGGTCGACCAGAACGGCACCGCCGTCATCGAGCAGACCGTGTCCGCCGGTGACATCTTCCGCGCCTGCCAGACCAAGGACGCGCCGATCAAGGACTGGGTGAAGCTGGCCGTCACCCGCGCCCGCGCCACCGGCGACCCGGCGGTGTTCTGGCTGGACGCCACCCGCGCCCACGACGCCAACCTGATCGAGAAGGTCAACGCCTACCTGTCGGAGCACGACACCGAGGGCCTGGACATCCGCATCCTGGCCCCCGTCGAGGCGGCCAAGCTGTCGGTGGAGCGCATCCGCCGCGGCGAGAACACGATCTCCGTCACCGGCAACGTGCTGCGTGACTACCTGACCGACCTGTTCCCGATCCTGGAGCTGGGCACCAGCGCCAAGATGCTGTCGGTCGTCCCGCTGATGGCGGGCGGCGGCCTGTTCGAGACGGGCGCCGGCGGCTCCGCGCCGAAGCACGTCCAGCAGCTGGTCAAGGAAAACTACCTGCGCTGGGACTCCCTCGGTGAGTTCTTCGCCCTGGTGCCGTCCCTGGAGCAGTACGCGACCGCCACCGGCAACACCCGCGCGAAGGTCCTCGCGGACACGCTGGACCGCGCCACGGCGACCTTCCTCAACGAGGACAAGTCCCCGACCCGTCGCGTCGGCGGCATCGACAACCGCGGCAGCCACTTCTACCTGTCCCTGTACTGGGCGCAGGAGCTGGCCAAGCAGACCGACGACGCCGAGCTGGCGAAGGCCTTCGCGCCGCTCGCCGAGACGCTCACCGCGAACGAGCAGAAGATCGTGGACGAGCTGATCGCCGTGCAGGGCAAGCCGGCCGAGATCGGCGGCTACTACCAGCCCGACCCGGCCAGGGCCGCCGAGATCATGCGGCCGTCGGCCACCTGGAACGAGGCCCTCGCGTCCCTGAGCTGA
- a CDS encoding N-formylglutamate amidohydrolase, protein MTRPTPSSFELLPGADDSPVILHVPHSARDIPQDVRAGIALGDEELRRELDHITDAHTERIAAEAAELADVAPWRFVNRLSRLVVDPERFPDEREEMLAVGMGAVYTRTTHRGVLRTDDVDPQPLVDRYFRPYAEALTDAVAARLAALGRVVIIDVHSYPTARLPYELHGDGARPAVCLGTDSFHTSPALLAAAREAFAVVGDVGLDSPFRGTYVPLKYYGTEPGVSALMVEIRRDTYMTEPGGPAGPGLSRLGAALARLVDDVTR, encoded by the coding sequence ATGACCCGCCCCACGCCGTCCTCCTTCGAGCTGCTGCCCGGCGCCGACGACTCGCCCGTGATCCTGCATGTGCCGCACTCCGCCCGGGACATACCGCAGGACGTGCGGGCCGGTATCGCGCTGGGCGACGAGGAGCTGCGGCGGGAGCTGGACCACATCACCGACGCGCACACCGAGCGGATCGCGGCCGAGGCGGCCGAGCTGGCCGACGTCGCGCCCTGGCGGTTCGTCAACCGGCTGTCGCGGCTGGTCGTCGATCCGGAACGGTTCCCGGACGAGCGGGAGGAGATGCTCGCCGTCGGCATGGGCGCCGTCTACACGAGGACCACGCACCGGGGTGTGCTGCGGACCGACGACGTCGATCCGCAGCCGCTCGTCGATCGGTATTTCAGGCCCTATGCCGAGGCGCTGACCGACGCCGTCGCCGCCCGCCTGGCCGCGCTCGGGCGGGTCGTGATCATCGACGTGCACTCCTATCCGACCGCGCGGCTGCCGTACGAGCTGCACGGGGACGGGGCCCGGCCCGCCGTCTGTCTCGGGACGGACTCCTTCCACACCTCGCCCGCGCTGCTCGCCGCTGCCCGTGAGGCGTTCGCGGTGGTCGGGGACGTGGGGCTCGACAGTCCGTTCAGGGGGACGTACGTACCGCTGAAGTACTACGGGACCGAGCCTGGGGTATCCGCGCTGATGGTGGAGATCCGCCGGGACACCTACATGACCGAGCCGGGCGGGCCGGCCGGACCGGGGCTGTCCCGGCTCGGCGCGGCGCTGGCCCGGCTGGTGGACGACGTCACCAGGTGA
- a CDS encoding RNA polymerase sigma factor, whose amino-acid sequence MDRADVGVLVQSAVDGDAAAWKALVEGLSPLVWSVARAHRLSDADAHEVYQTVWFRFAQHLGRIREPQKAGAWLASTARHESLKVLKSLRRMTPTDDPQLLDRVSEDRTPEQTVIDSEEAAAESERIRRLWQEFEELGERCRQLLRVLMASPPPSYQEVSAALGIAVGSIGPLRQRCLRRLRARLDARGAL is encoded by the coding sequence GTGGACCGTGCAGATGTCGGCGTGCTCGTCCAGTCCGCCGTCGACGGTGACGCGGCGGCCTGGAAAGCGCTGGTGGAAGGGCTCAGCCCGCTGGTGTGGTCGGTCGCGCGCGCCCACCGGCTCTCCGACGCCGACGCGCACGAGGTGTACCAGACCGTCTGGTTCCGCTTCGCCCAGCACCTGGGGCGGATCCGGGAACCGCAGAAGGCCGGGGCCTGGCTGGCGAGCACCGCGCGGCACGAGAGCCTGAAGGTGCTCAAAAGCCTCCGCCGGATGACACCGACCGACGATCCGCAGCTGCTGGACCGGGTCAGCGAGGACCGGACGCCCGAGCAGACGGTGATCGACTCGGAGGAGGCGGCCGCCGAGAGCGAGCGCATCCGGCGGCTGTGGCAGGAGTTCGAGGAACTGGGGGAGCGCTGCAGGCAGTTGCTGCGGGTCCTGATGGCCTCGCCGCCGCCCAGCTACCAGGAGGTGTCCGCCGCCCTGGGTATCGCCGTCGGCAGCATCGGGCCGCTGCGCCAGCGCTGTCTGCGTCGCCTGCGGGCCCGACTCGACGCACGGGGAGCACTGTGA
- a CDS encoding S8/S53 family peptidase, with protein MAPQRFREQFDQIQRSMPDVPLAMGPDDSAEFMYEKGVVLARDGEEARIVEDTVRAHFTETAGLVGERVRRTSPETNRSGITRIQVGDPGQGDRRGDPAVANALRALRTAEGRAGRRLVSRNHVVHIAVNACPGDEPVPAQPTEQPNPAPAEGLYDSDTAVGVLVIDTGLMRDYRSYPLLARAQGDFQIKECDDDGILQQYVGHGTFIGGLVAAVAPNTDLTVSNSLNDAGAVLESEFGDKLFEAVDTSGWPDILSLSAGTSNGRTDGLLGVQAFMEELRTRHTLLVAAAGNNGSATPFWPAAYADLPEYASSVLSVGALRSDGEFGACFSNHGAWVKVYAPGERLTSALTGFAEPVPYVYQHSTYASCRYGFGYACTCTSPRHTGVLSGDRAGPDQPDQVMFEGLANWSGTSFATPVVAGMIASHMVAHKETDPRAARQQLLAGNTEFAEVRGAIVPALRPPTWRPGPVGTAGPAA; from the coding sequence ATGGCACCACAGCGATTCCGCGAGCAGTTCGACCAGATCCAGCGCTCGATGCCCGACGTCCCTCTGGCGATGGGGCCCGACGACTCGGCCGAATTCATGTACGAGAAGGGTGTCGTGCTCGCCCGCGACGGCGAGGAGGCCCGGATCGTCGAGGACACCGTGCGGGCCCACTTCACCGAGACCGCCGGTCTGGTCGGGGAGCGGGTACGCCGGACGAGCCCCGAGACCAACCGCTCCGGAATCACCCGTATCCAGGTCGGCGACCCCGGGCAGGGCGACCGCCGAGGCGACCCGGCGGTGGCGAACGCCCTGCGCGCGCTGCGCACGGCGGAGGGACGCGCGGGACGCAGGCTGGTCAGCCGCAACCACGTCGTGCACATCGCGGTCAACGCCTGCCCCGGTGACGAGCCCGTGCCCGCCCAGCCCACCGAGCAGCCCAACCCCGCGCCCGCCGAGGGCCTCTACGACTCGGACACCGCGGTCGGCGTGCTGGTGATCGACACCGGCCTCATGCGGGACTACCGCTCCTACCCGCTGCTGGCCCGGGCCCAGGGCGACTTCCAGATCAAGGAGTGCGACGACGACGGCATCCTCCAGCAGTACGTCGGGCACGGCACGTTCATCGGCGGACTGGTCGCCGCCGTCGCCCCCAACACCGACCTCACCGTCAGCAACTCGCTGAACGACGCGGGCGCCGTCCTGGAGTCGGAGTTCGGCGACAAGCTCTTCGAGGCCGTCGACACCAGCGGCTGGCCCGACATCCTCAGCCTCTCCGCCGGCACCTCCAACGGCCGCACCGACGGCCTGCTCGGCGTGCAGGCCTTCATGGAGGAACTGCGCACCCGGCACACCCTGCTGGTCGCCGCCGCCGGCAACAACGGCAGCGCCACCCCGTTCTGGCCCGCCGCCTACGCCGACCTGCCGGAGTACGCGAGCAGCGTCCTGTCGGTCGGAGCGCTGCGCAGCGACGGCGAGTTCGGTGCCTGCTTCAGCAACCACGGCGCCTGGGTGAAGGTCTACGCCCCCGGCGAGCGCCTCACCAGCGCCCTCACCGGCTTCGCCGAGCCCGTCCCGTACGTCTACCAGCACTCCACCTACGCGTCCTGCCGCTACGGCTTCGGCTACGCCTGCACCTGCACGTCCCCCCGGCACACGGGCGTGCTCAGCGGCGACCGGGCCGGCCCGGACCAGCCGGACCAGGTGATGTTCGAGGGGCTCGCGAACTGGAGCGGCACCTCCTTCGCCACCCCCGTGGTGGCCGGGATGATCGCCTCGCACATGGTCGCCCACAAGGAGACCGACCCGCGCGCCGCCCGACAGCAACTGCTCGCGGGCAACACCGAGTTCGCGGAGGTACGCGGCGCCATCGTGCCGGCTCTGCGTCCGCCGACCTGGCGCCCGGGGCCGGTCGGCACCGCCGGACCCGCGGCATGA